The proteins below come from a single Saccharopolyspora sp. SCSIO 74807 genomic window:
- a CDS encoding DUF1992 domain-containing protein, whose product MTERKPLGMTFESWIDRQIRVAHERGEFDDLDGAGEPLPGAGKPLEEQWWVKGYIDREGLSGEALLPTPLQLRKEIERLPETVQQLPTEQAVRETVSDLNRRIVEWLRSPSGPRVPLSTVRVDDVVERWRGERSTPPPPATEPAPARPMSRWRRFTRLLSGKR is encoded by the coding sequence GTGACCGAACGCAAACCGCTCGGCATGACCTTCGAGTCGTGGATCGACCGGCAGATCCGCGTCGCACACGAGCGCGGCGAGTTCGACGACCTCGACGGCGCGGGTGAACCGCTGCCCGGCGCGGGCAAACCGCTCGAGGAGCAGTGGTGGGTCAAGGGCTACATCGACCGCGAAGGGCTCTCCGGCGAGGCGCTGCTGCCGACGCCGCTGCAGCTGCGCAAGGAGATCGAACGGTTGCCGGAGACCGTGCAGCAGCTGCCCACCGAACAGGCCGTGCGCGAGACGGTCAGCGACCTCAACCGGCGCATCGTGGAGTGGCTGCGCAGCCCGTCCGGGCCGCGGGTGCCGCTGAGCACGGTCCGCGTCGACGACGTCGTCGAGCGCTGGCGCGGCGAGCGCAGCACCCCGCCGCCCCCGGCCACCGAGCCCGCTCCCGCGCGCCCGATGAGCCGGTGGCGCCGATTCACCCGCCTGTTGAGCGGAAAGCGCTGA
- a CDS encoding cupin produces MTLLTVWNDTDPQQETLRTEDAGEIADVLKQLGVRFNRWQLQDLPELPSSEQVLDAYRAEVDRVIDAEGYIKVDAISMKPEDTQEWRDKARAAREKFLSEHTHDDDEDRFFARGAGVFYLHVEGKVYAVLCEAGDLLSVPAYTTHWFDMGTSPDFVSIRFFHDDDGWIGEFLNTDTAEKFPSFDELMASRG; encoded by the coding sequence ATGACGTTGCTGACCGTCTGGAACGACACCGACCCGCAGCAGGAGACCTTGCGCACCGAGGACGCCGGTGAGATCGCCGATGTGCTCAAGCAGCTCGGCGTGCGGTTCAACCGCTGGCAGCTGCAGGACCTGCCCGAACTGCCGTCCTCCGAACAGGTCCTGGACGCCTACCGCGCCGAGGTGGACCGGGTCATCGACGCGGAGGGCTACATCAAGGTCGACGCGATCTCGATGAAACCCGAAGACACCCAGGAATGGCGGGACAAGGCCCGCGCCGCGCGGGAGAAGTTCCTGTCCGAGCACACCCACGACGATGACGAGGACCGGTTCTTCGCCCGCGGAGCAGGGGTCTTCTACCTGCACGTCGAGGGCAAGGTCTACGCGGTGCTGTGCGAGGCGGGCGATCTGCTCAGCGTGCCCGCGTACACCACGCACTGGTTCGACATGGGCACCAGCCCGGACTTCGTCTCGATCCGGTTCTTCCACGACGACGACGGCTGGATCGGCGAATTCCTCAACACCGACACCGCCGAGAAGTTCCCCAGCTTCGACGAGCTGATGGCCTCCCGCGGCTGA
- a CDS encoding DUF899 domain-containing protein, whose product MRQIVAAEQWRAAHERLLTEEKAATRARDALAARRRRMPMLEVTKQYRLRGPAGIVGLPELFDGRRQLIVYRHMLQPGDPDPCSGCSMFADNIGHLAHLHARDTSLVLVSAAPFDEIERFRTRMGWELPWYSAAGSDFEADFDVADGFGLNVFLREGERIFRTYFTSGRGVEAVGSTWTLLDLTPLGRQETWEDAPEGTPQTPPYEWWRLHDEYE is encoded by the coding sequence ATGAGACAGATCGTTGCCGCCGAGCAGTGGCGCGCCGCGCACGAACGGCTGCTGACCGAGGAGAAGGCCGCCACCCGCGCCCGGGACGCGCTGGCCGCCCGGCGCCGCCGGATGCCGATGCTCGAGGTGACCAAGCAGTACCGGCTGCGCGGCCCGGCGGGCATCGTGGGGCTGCCGGAGCTGTTCGACGGGCGGCGGCAGCTGATCGTCTACCGGCACATGCTGCAACCGGGCGATCCCGACCCGTGCTCGGGCTGCTCGATGTTCGCCGACAACATCGGCCACCTCGCGCACCTGCACGCCCGGGACACCTCGCTGGTGCTGGTCTCGGCCGCACCGTTCGACGAGATCGAGCGGTTCCGGACGCGGATGGGCTGGGAGCTGCCGTGGTATTCGGCCGCCGGCAGCGACTTCGAAGCCGATTTCGACGTCGCCGACGGGTTCGGGCTCAACGTGTTCCTGCGCGAGGGCGAGCGGATCTTCCGCACCTACTTCACCAGCGGCCGCGGGGTGGAGGCGGTCGGCAGCACCTGGACGTTGCTGGATCTGACCCCGCTGGGCAGGCAGGAGACCTGGGAGGACGCCCCGGAAGGGACGCCGCAGACGCCGCCGTACGAGTGGTGGCGGCTGCACGACGAATACGAGTGA
- a CDS encoding putative protein N(5)-glutamine methyltransferase has translation MPNPDAGRPADGVLPRSEVVSRLRAAGCVFAEQEAELLCSAAGGAAELADLLQRRVAGLPLEHLLGHAHFAGRRVVVRPGVFVPRRRTELPATRALELAGQAGQHPVVVELCCGAAAVAAVVAAGAPHALVHAADIDDAAVRCARENLPGGHVHRGDLYAALPDGLRGRIDVLVANAPYVPTERIATMPPEAREHEPRGALDGGADGLSVQRRVVAGAPEWLAPGGHLLIETSRHQAPRTAECCTAHGLHPSIEQCDELDATMVLGRAQAASARSHRTRLRWP, from the coding sequence GTGCCGAACCCCGACGCCGGGCGGCCCGCGGACGGCGTGCTGCCGCGCTCCGAGGTCGTCTCCCGCCTGCGCGCGGCCGGGTGCGTCTTCGCCGAGCAGGAGGCGGAGCTGTTGTGCTCCGCGGCAGGCGGCGCAGCCGAGCTCGCCGACCTGCTGCAGCGCCGCGTGGCCGGATTGCCGCTGGAGCACCTGCTGGGCCATGCGCACTTCGCCGGGCGGCGGGTGGTGGTGCGCCCCGGGGTGTTCGTGCCGCGGCGGCGCACCGAGCTGCCTGCCACCCGCGCGCTGGAATTGGCCGGGCAGGCCGGGCAGCACCCGGTCGTGGTCGAGTTGTGCTGCGGCGCCGCGGCGGTGGCGGCCGTGGTCGCGGCGGGCGCACCGCACGCGCTGGTGCACGCGGCCGACATCGACGATGCCGCCGTGCGCTGTGCGCGGGAGAACCTCCCGGGCGGTCACGTGCACCGCGGCGACCTCTACGCCGCACTGCCCGACGGTTTGCGCGGCCGGATCGACGTGCTGGTGGCCAACGCGCCCTACGTGCCGACCGAGCGGATCGCGACCATGCCGCCCGAGGCCCGCGAGCACGAGCCGCGGGGGGCTCTCGACGGCGGCGCCGACGGGCTGTCGGTGCAGCGCCGCGTGGTGGCCGGCGCGCCGGAATGGTTGGCGCCCGGCGGGCACCTGCTCATCGAGACCAGCAGGCACCAGGCACCGCGCACCGCCGAATGCTGCACCGCGCACGGCCTGCACCCCAGCATCGAACAGTGCGACGAGCTCGACGCCACCATGGTGCTCGGCCGCGCCCAGGCAGCGTCCGCGCGCTCCCACCGGACCCGCCTACGCTGGCCCTGA
- a CDS encoding s-methyl-5-thioribose-1-phosphate isomerase translates to MPLTTRSPAAPLLADSVRPAEDGVHLLDRRVFPFEHRWVHARDLEQVACAIEQMVTQSSGPYFAALWGMVLAARDAAEHRPGEFSQRLSAAADRLIATRPTNDHQRLAVAWVLGEVDAARARGEDSPAELAAAALAGARAGDADYRDRSRAMGEAAAALLPDDGAVLTHCWGDLYLTETVAAAQRAGKQLRFFCTETRPYLQGARLTAETLAEMGVAATLVTDGMGAALFSQGEVDALVTASDRITLDGHVINKVGTLQLAVAAHAFGVPFHALCHGPDPAAATAADVPIEHRDGDEVLHTLGQRTASRRVRGHYPAFDVTPPRFVSTVVTDRGPFAPGELAAYAAQDRQEVV, encoded by the coding sequence ATGCCGCTGACCACCCGATCTCCCGCAGCCCCGCTGCTGGCCGACAGCGTGCGACCGGCCGAGGACGGGGTACACCTGCTGGACCGGCGGGTGTTCCCGTTCGAGCACCGGTGGGTGCACGCCCGCGACCTCGAGCAGGTCGCCTGCGCGATCGAGCAAATGGTCACCCAGTCCAGCGGCCCGTACTTCGCCGCGCTGTGGGGCATGGTGCTGGCCGCCCGCGACGCCGCCGAGCACCGTCCCGGCGAGTTCTCCCAGCGCCTGTCCGCCGCAGCCGACCGGCTCATCGCCACCCGGCCCACCAACGACCACCAGCGGCTGGCGGTGGCGTGGGTGCTCGGCGAGGTCGACGCGGCCCGCGCCAGGGGCGAGGACTCGCCTGCCGAGCTGGCCGCGGCCGCGCTCGCCGGGGCGCGGGCCGGTGACGCCGACTACCGCGACCGCAGCCGCGCGATGGGCGAGGCGGCCGCGGCGCTGCTGCCCGACGACGGCGCGGTGCTCACGCACTGCTGGGGCGATCTGTACTTGACCGAGACGGTCGCCGCGGCTCAGCGGGCGGGCAAGCAGCTGCGGTTCTTCTGCACCGAAACCCGCCCGTACCTGCAGGGCGCGCGGCTGACCGCCGAGACGCTGGCCGAGATGGGCGTGGCGGCCACGCTGGTCACCGACGGGATGGGCGCGGCGCTGTTCAGCCAGGGCGAGGTCGATGCGCTGGTGACCGCCAGCGACCGGATCACCCTGGACGGCCACGTGATCAACAAGGTGGGTACGTTGCAGCTGGCGGTGGCCGCGCACGCCTTCGGGGTGCCGTTCCACGCGCTGTGCCACGGCCCGGACCCCGCGGCGGCCACGGCCGCCGACGTGCCGATCGAGCACCGCGACGGCGACGAGGTGCTGCACACCCTCGGGCAGCGCACGGCGAGCCGGCGGGTGCGCGGGCACTACCCGGCGTTCGACGTGACGCCGCCGCGGTTCGTGTCCACCGTGGTCACCGACCGCGGCCCGTTCGCCCCCGGTGAGCTGGCCGCCTACGCCGCGCAGGATCGACAGGAGGTTGTGTGA
- a CDS encoding NADH:flavin oxidoreductase → MSTSTRARLFEPYQLGSVELRNRTALAPMTRVSAAPDGTVSDRIREYYRIFAAGGFAALITEGLYIDTAHSAGYFGQPGIATDAHVQSWRPVTEAVRGEGSTIIAQLMHAGPQVQGNAFGLGPLGPTDKPARGEQLPFYRGSGPFPVPSAMTIADIGEVRQAFVDSALRAREAGFDGVELHGANGYLLDAFLTDYLNDRDDEYGGSPRNRVRLTAEVCRAVREAVGADFVVGVRISQGKVSDSAHKWAGGADEAEAIFTELDGAGLDYVHTTEHIASAPAFADDPRPLAALAGQFTDATVIANGHIDTPDEAGVLLEQGPADLVALGQSGLANRNWPERVRAGAPLDDRFVPLDGGLADVEDWELDAESLLALDESAR, encoded by the coding sequence ATGTCGACCAGCACCCGTGCGCGGCTGTTCGAGCCTTACCAGCTCGGCAGCGTCGAACTGCGCAACCGCACCGCGCTGGCCCCCATGACGCGGGTGAGCGCAGCACCGGACGGCACGGTCTCCGACCGCATCCGGGAGTACTACCGCATCTTCGCGGCCGGCGGGTTCGCCGCGCTGATCACCGAGGGGCTCTACATCGACACCGCGCACAGCGCCGGCTACTTCGGCCAGCCCGGCATCGCCACCGACGCGCACGTGCAGTCGTGGCGCCCGGTCACCGAGGCCGTGCGCGGCGAGGGGTCGACCATCATCGCCCAGCTCATGCATGCCGGACCGCAGGTCCAGGGCAACGCATTCGGACTGGGGCCGCTCGGCCCCACCGACAAGCCCGCGCGCGGCGAACAGCTGCCGTTCTACCGCGGATCCGGGCCTTTCCCCGTCCCGTCCGCGATGACCATCGCCGACATCGGCGAGGTCCGCCAGGCCTTCGTCGACTCGGCGCTGCGCGCCCGCGAGGCCGGCTTCGACGGCGTGGAGCTGCACGGCGCCAACGGCTACCTCCTGGACGCGTTCCTCACCGACTACCTCAACGACCGCGACGACGAGTACGGCGGCTCGCCGCGCAACCGGGTGCGGCTCACCGCCGAGGTCTGCCGGGCCGTCCGCGAGGCCGTGGGCGCGGACTTCGTCGTCGGCGTGCGCATCTCGCAGGGCAAGGTCAGCGACTCCGCGCACAAGTGGGCCGGCGGAGCCGACGAGGCCGAGGCGATCTTCACCGAGCTGGACGGGGCCGGGCTCGACTACGTCCACACCACCGAGCACATCGCCTCGGCACCGGCGTTCGCCGACGATCCGCGGCCGCTGGCGGCGCTGGCCGGCCAGTTCACCGACGCCACCGTCATCGCCAACGGCCACATCGACACCCCCGACGAAGCGGGCGTCCTGCTCGAGCAGGGCCCGGCCGACCTCGTCGCGCTCGGACAGTCGGGGCTGGCCAACCGCAACTGGCCGGAGCGGGTGCGCGCCGGCGCACCGCTCGACGACCGCTTCGTCCCACTCGACGGCGGGCTCGCCGACGTCGAGGACTGGGAACTCGACGCGGAATCCCTGCTCGCCCTCGACGAATCAGCACGCTGA
- the mtnC gene encoding acireductone synthase produces MSSPVPARWVVLDIEGTLTATSQVHEVLYDYARPRLGPWIDAHPQDPQVSSAVAQVRDEAGLAADAGTSQVVAVLHEWMDADRKATPLKTLQGLIWQRGYADKELRTELFADVPGALLHYREQGAGLAVFSSGSVAAQVASFSNTDHGDLRELFTHHFDTANAGPKREAASYRAMSDVLGEPKQVLFASDVPAELDAAAEAGWRTVGLARPGEPYAAADFGTHPAVATFGDISIEVPA; encoded by the coding sequence GTGAGCTCGCCGGTACCGGCCCGCTGGGTTGTGCTCGACATCGAAGGCACGCTGACCGCGACCAGCCAGGTCCACGAGGTGCTCTACGACTACGCCCGGCCGCGGCTGGGGCCGTGGATCGACGCGCACCCGCAGGACCCGCAGGTGTCCTCGGCGGTGGCCCAGGTGCGCGACGAGGCCGGGCTCGCCGCCGACGCGGGCACGTCGCAGGTCGTGGCGGTGCTGCACGAGTGGATGGACGCCGACCGCAAAGCCACCCCGCTGAAGACGCTGCAAGGGCTGATCTGGCAGCGCGGCTACGCCGACAAGGAACTGCGCACCGAGCTGTTCGCGGACGTGCCGGGGGCGCTGCTGCACTACCGCGAGCAGGGCGCGGGCCTGGCGGTGTTCTCGTCGGGTTCGGTGGCCGCGCAGGTCGCGTCGTTCTCCAACACCGATCACGGGGATCTGCGGGAGTTGTTCACCCACCACTTCGACACCGCCAACGCGGGCCCGAAACGCGAAGCCGCCTCGTACCGGGCGATGAGCGACGTGCTCGGCGAGCCGAAGCAGGTGCTGTTCGCCTCCGACGTGCCCGCCGAACTGGACGCGGCCGCCGAAGCCGGGTGGCGCACGGTCGGCCTGGCACGGCCCGGCGAGCCCTACGCCGCGGCCGATTTCGGCACGCATCCGGCGGTGGCGACGTTCGGCGACATCAGCATCGAGGTGCCCGCATGA
- the mtnB gene encoding methylthioribulose 1-phosphate dehydratase, translating to MSQATAASQVSAAELHRAGQALAAESARFAALGWMRGTSGNLSVRLRDDPLRLAVTTSGRDKGELGAEDVVVVDQAGAAVPDQPRPDVRPSAEAGLHARIAARSGAGAVVHVHVLAPVLAAERWPDGVVLRDLEMLKGLGRAAHDDEMRVPVVPNSQDMGVLGAAFEAGFDAATPALIVARHGLYVWGGDLAEARHRTECLEWLVSFALAADR from the coding sequence ATGAGCCAGGCGACCGCTGCCTCGCAGGTGAGCGCGGCCGAGCTGCACCGCGCCGGGCAGGCGCTGGCCGCCGAGTCGGCCAGGTTCGCCGCGCTGGGCTGGATGCGCGGCACCTCCGGGAACCTGTCGGTGCGGCTGCGCGACGACCCGCTTCGGCTGGCGGTGACGACCAGCGGCCGGGACAAGGGCGAGCTCGGCGCCGAGGACGTGGTCGTGGTCGATCAGGCCGGTGCGGCCGTGCCGGACCAGCCGCGCCCGGACGTGCGCCCCTCGGCCGAAGCCGGGCTGCACGCGCGCATCGCGGCGCGTTCCGGCGCGGGCGCGGTGGTGCACGTGCACGTGCTGGCGCCGGTGCTGGCGGCCGAGCGCTGGCCGGACGGGGTGGTGCTGCGGGACCTGGAGATGCTCAAAGGACTCGGCCGCGCCGCCCACGACGACGAAATGCGGGTGCCGGTGGTGCCCAACAGCCAGGACATGGGCGTATTGGGCGCGGCGTTCGAGGCCGGTTTCGACGCGGCGACCCCGGCGTTGATCGTGGCCCGCCACGGGCTGTACGTGTGGGGCGGCGACCTCGCCGAGGCGCGGCACCGCACCGAATGCCTGGAATGGCTGGTCTCGTTCGCGCTGGCCGCGGATCGTTGA
- a CDS encoding macrolide family glycosyltransferase, producing MKKHIAMVSVPAHGHINPTLPLVDELTRRGHRVSYATGESMLETVEAAGAAPVRMPSQMPDVSLVQNRAMSIETLLSMMSFMRDQVTDAFPVLQEHFRADPPEVICTDMMSVVGRMLADKLGTRDVALLPSFAANEHFDLHDRMAQHVDFTDPRMQQSQQEFAALGERFGVRTELMSMRSEPAPVNLVFLPNRLQPAAETFDERYHFIGPCLGRRAEQDYHPADEQAPLLFVSLGTAFNHRPDFYRLCLEAFADSRWQVAMSIGGTVDVSELGTIPGNIDIRPSFPQPGVLRRASAFITHNGMGSTMEALYYGVPQLGLPQMPEQEANADRVAELGLGKRLDENQLDADRLRAAVEQIAADEQVRDNLAEMREHVRGAGGPIAGADIIENQAA from the coding sequence GTGAAAAAGCACATCGCCATGGTCTCGGTCCCGGCCCACGGGCACATCAACCCGACGCTGCCGCTGGTCGACGAACTCACCCGGCGCGGGCACCGGGTCAGCTACGCCACCGGCGAGAGCATGCTGGAGACCGTCGAGGCCGCCGGTGCCGCGCCGGTGCGGATGCCTTCGCAGATGCCGGACGTCTCGCTGGTGCAGAACCGCGCGATGTCGATCGAGACGCTGCTGTCGATGATGAGCTTCATGCGCGACCAGGTCACCGACGCGTTCCCGGTGCTTCAGGAGCACTTCCGCGCCGACCCGCCGGAGGTGATCTGCACCGACATGATGAGCGTGGTCGGGCGGATGCTCGCCGACAAGCTCGGCACCCGCGACGTGGCGCTGCTGCCCAGCTTCGCCGCCAACGAGCACTTCGACTTGCACGACCGGATGGCCCAGCACGTCGACTTCACCGATCCGCGGATGCAGCAGAGCCAGCAGGAGTTCGCCGCGCTGGGCGAGCGCTTCGGGGTCCGCACCGAGCTGATGTCGATGCGCAGCGAGCCCGCGCCGGTGAACCTGGTGTTCCTGCCGAACCGCCTGCAACCGGCCGCCGAAACCTTCGACGAGCGCTACCACTTCATCGGCCCCTGCCTGGGCCGCCGCGCCGAGCAGGACTACCACCCGGCCGACGAGCAGGCCCCGCTGCTGTTCGTCTCGCTGGGCACCGCGTTCAACCACCGGCCGGACTTCTACCGGCTGTGCCTGGAGGCGTTCGCCGACAGCCGCTGGCAGGTGGCGATGTCCATCGGCGGCACCGTCGATGTCTCCGAGCTGGGCACCATCCCCGGCAACATCGACATCCGCCCGTCGTTCCCGCAGCCCGGGGTGCTGCGGCGCGCTTCGGCGTTCATCACGCACAACGGGATGGGCTCGACGATGGAGGCGCTGTACTACGGGGTGCCGCAGCTCGGGCTGCCGCAAATGCCCGAGCAGGAGGCCAACGCCGACCGCGTCGCCGAACTCGGCCTCGGCAAGCGCCTGGACGAGAATCAGCTCGACGCCGACCGGCTGCGCGCGGCCGTCGAGCAGATCGCCGCCGACGAGCAGGTCCGCGACAACCTCGCCGAGATGCGCGAACACGTGCGCGGCGCGGGCGGCCCCATCGCAGGCGCCGACATCATCGAGAACCAAGCCGCCTGA
- a CDS encoding exonuclease domain-containing protein, whose product MIAPAPSWADGPLLAYDLETTGTDIANDRIVTATVVTITPGRKPVSRDWLADPGVEIPPAATEVHGISTEHARDKGVPAEQVVAEIAEHLDEVWSAGTPLCAFNASFDLSLLAAELLRHHGREFALPGPVVDPMCLDKHLDRYRKGKRTLAALCEHYQVRLEQAHDSAGDALGAARLAWRLAKSYPERIGTLAPDVLHEQQIGWYRDQQQDFAGYLERLAGRATDAAEAEQLRTRAAGIRAEADFWPLRVSVGALR is encoded by the coding sequence ATGATCGCTCCTGCGCCGTCGTGGGCCGACGGGCCGCTGCTGGCCTACGACCTGGAAACCACCGGCACCGACATCGCCAACGACCGGATCGTGACCGCCACGGTCGTGACGATCACGCCCGGCCGGAAACCGGTGTCGCGCGACTGGCTGGCCGATCCCGGCGTCGAGATCCCGCCTGCGGCGACCGAGGTGCACGGCATCAGCACCGAACACGCCCGCGACAAGGGGGTTCCGGCCGAGCAGGTGGTCGCCGAGATCGCCGAGCACCTCGACGAGGTGTGGTCGGCGGGCACGCCGCTGTGCGCGTTCAACGCCTCGTTCGACCTGTCGCTGCTGGCGGCCGAGCTGTTGCGGCACCACGGCCGCGAGTTCGCCCTGCCCGGCCCGGTGGTCGACCCGATGTGCCTGGACAAGCACCTCGACCGGTACCGCAAGGGCAAGCGCACGCTGGCGGCGTTGTGCGAGCACTACCAGGTGCGACTGGAGCAGGCGCACGACTCGGCCGGGGACGCGCTCGGGGCCGCGCGGTTGGCGTGGCGGCTGGCCAAGAGCTACCCGGAGCGCATCGGCACGCTGGCCCCGGACGTGCTGCACGAGCAGCAGATCGGCTGGTACCGCGACCAGCAGCAGGACTTCGCCGGCTACCTGGAGCGGCTGGCCGGACGCGCCACCGACGCCGCCGAGGCCGAGCAGTTGCGCACCCGCGCGGCCGGGATCCGCGCCGAGGCCGACTTCTGGCCGCTGCGAGTCAGCGTGGGCGCCCTGCGCTGA
- a CDS encoding isochorismatase family protein, whose product MALSTLDQRTALVLIDLQHGIVGGSAEPHTSAQVVARSVELADAFRANRLPVVLVRVSFAADGADAPPGRTEGAAHPAPEGWDVLVDEVAGNPEDIVVTKHNWGAFHGTDLDVQLRRRGVTQIVLGGIATSMGVESTARAAHEHGYHVTLATDAMSDFAADAHDNSVGRIFPKLGETGTTAEVIELLASTRG is encoded by the coding sequence ATGGCTTTGAGCACGCTCGACCAGCGCACCGCGCTGGTGCTGATCGACCTGCAGCACGGCATCGTCGGCGGATCCGCCGAGCCGCACACCTCGGCGCAGGTGGTGGCCCGCTCCGTCGAACTCGCCGATGCCTTCCGCGCCAACCGGCTGCCCGTCGTGCTGGTGCGGGTCAGCTTCGCCGCCGACGGGGCCGACGCGCCCCCGGGCCGCACCGAAGGAGCCGCCCACCCGGCGCCGGAGGGCTGGGACGTGCTCGTCGATGAGGTGGCGGGCAACCCCGAGGACATCGTGGTGACCAAGCACAACTGGGGCGCGTTCCACGGCACCGACCTCGACGTGCAGCTGCGCCGCCGCGGCGTCACCCAGATCGTGCTGGGCGGGATCGCCACCAGCATGGGCGTGGAATCCACCGCCCGCGCCGCGCACGAGCACGGCTACCACGTCACGCTGGCCACCGACGCCATGTCCGACTTCGCCGCGGATGCGCACGACAACAGCGTCGGGCGGATCTTCCCGAAGCTCGGCGAAACCGGCACCACCGCCGAGGTCATCGAGCTGCTGGCAAGCACCCGCGGCTGA
- a CDS encoding pyridoxamine 5'-phosphate oxidase family protein → MGKSYERIDGKVRTFIEAQHIFFTATAPLDGNGTVNISPKGLSGSFAVLDERTIAYLDFAGSNAETIAHLRENGRITLMWCAFDGPPNIVRVHGRGEPVFRDDVRWAELMGYFPDIDATVHGLRAIIVVTAEKIRDTCGFAVPFMTYDQDRTLHSSRFARDDDESLDTYFQKKEHIATSIDGLPGLPLPLPPLPRTE, encoded by the coding sequence ATGGGAAAAAGCTACGAGCGAATAGACGGTAAAGTTCGTACCTTCATCGAGGCCCAGCACATCTTCTTCACCGCGACTGCGCCCCTGGACGGCAACGGCACCGTCAACATCTCTCCGAAAGGTTTGAGCGGCTCGTTCGCCGTGCTCGACGAACGCACCATCGCCTACCTCGATTTCGCAGGCAGCAACGCCGAGACGATCGCCCACCTGCGCGAGAACGGCCGCATCACCCTGATGTGGTGCGCCTTCGACGGTCCGCCCAACATCGTGCGCGTGCACGGCCGCGGAGAGCCGGTATTCCGCGATGACGTGCGATGGGCGGAACTGATGGGGTATTTCCCGGACATCGACGCCACCGTGCACGGCCTGCGCGCGATCATCGTCGTGACCGCAGAGAAGATCCGCGACACCTGCGGGTTCGCCGTCCCGTTCATGACCTATGACCAGGACCGCACGCTGCACTCGTCGCGCTTCGCGCGCGACGACGACGAGTCACTCGACACCTACTTCCAGAAGAAGGAGCACATCGCAACCAGCATCGACGGTCTGCCGGGATTGCCGCTGCCATTGCCACCGCTTCCGCGCACCGAATAG
- a CDS encoding helix-turn-helix transcriptional regulator: MVTTRHQRGARKMLPRPDLGEVRVDQVLRALGEPVRLEIVRALARAEQPMSCGAFGLTVSKSTSTHHFKVLRDSGIIAQYDEGTARYSELRTAELQRHFPGLLTAVLAAE; the protein is encoded by the coding sequence ATGGTCACCACGCGGCACCAGCGCGGCGCTCGAAAGATGCTGCCCCGTCCGGATCTGGGCGAGGTTCGGGTGGATCAGGTGCTGCGCGCGCTCGGCGAACCGGTCCGGTTGGAGATCGTCCGCGCGCTGGCGCGCGCGGAGCAGCCGATGAGCTGCGGGGCTTTCGGGCTCACCGTGTCCAAGTCGACCTCGACGCACCACTTCAAAGTGCTGCGCGACAGCGGCATCATCGCCCAGTACGACGAGGGCACGGCGCGCTACAGCGAACTGCGCACCGCCGAGCTGCAACGACACTTCCCCGGCCTGCTGACTGCCGTGCTCGCGGCCGAGTAG